A single region of the Leptodactylus fuscus isolate aLepFus1 chromosome 5, aLepFus1.hap2, whole genome shotgun sequence genome encodes:
- the MCEE gene encoding methylmalonyl-CoA epimerase, mitochondrial isoform X2 → MAAPMVRVTGLLCRVFGAIHARRNLSSSQTLIQKIPNSLWNLGRLNHVAIAVPDLEKAKSLYQNVLGAKVSETVPLPDHGVYTIFVELGNTKLELLHPLGQNSPISGFLQKNKAGGMHHICIEVDDIKKAMSDLKQKNIRLLSEQPKTGAHGKPVVFLHPKDCDGVLVELEEA, encoded by the exons GTTTACTATGTCGAGTTTTTGGCGCCATTCATGCGAGAAGGAACTTGTCATCTTCACAAACATTGATTCAAAAGATTCCAAACTCCTTATGGAACTTAGGGCGTCTGAATCATGTAGCCATTGCCGTACCTGACTTAGAAAAAGCCAAATCATTATACCAAAATGTTTTGGGAGCAAAAGTGAGTGAGACCGTACCTCTTCCTGACCATGGGGTATATACCATTTTTGTGGAGCTTGGAAACACAAAGCTGGAACTCCTTCATCCTCTTGGGCAGAACAGCCCTATCTCTGGCTTCCTTCAGAAGAACAAGGCTGGCGGAATGCATCACATTTGCATTGAG GTTGATGACATCAAAAAGGCAATGTCGGATCTGAAACAGAAAAATATTCGGTTATTAAGTGAACAACCAAAAACTGGTGCACATGGAAAACCAGTAGTCTTCTTGCACCCAAAAGACTGTGATGGAGTCCTGGTGGAGCTGGAAGAAGCCTAA